A part of Cryptococcus decagattii chromosome 2, complete sequence genomic DNA contains:
- a CDS encoding calcium/proton exchanger, with protein sequence MNRRQSGQQQQQELGKGYPGRDDLRIAAASSQFRGNYSPARASISSTEDEGYPNPSSLPRTAVPGNTTLGGGSSRGVPQTAFGSGFGSPVAFFGHPTREAASGGTNRLGRSARFANSRDPSQTITNTGGSSSRSASRARPPLQHNHSVSRDSPDRDDDELQDRGAELIRQRQRERKAKRKKLELEQQRRLAEEGMTPETSNPPSGVPGEGFVAQQGGPSRGQGPISRIKNPNSARRPTNEGHFPYPSSVSDGETPSGMSPEEDARPPSLHPSVTDEEAEDRLDEHASIVGEIVNDVVEEETGGDVDKCGSEEEEESGPDEGVTLRDRQDAINIEHPFGLPIWKPALYRKSRSVTRNAESALHSIPSAAAERHLLPGNILWAAVFGWWLAIACFIAAALVSGAEVLGGGRGGYGKTLRGLAWYIGWPFGKYVEGEGAPDDDHEHNEHAGGDEEQANGNYQALDGGSVISKRQRAREVSDSSSSNVTVRRTQDLAPANAPDSPDATSTSAMRASSGHLAVSFSSGSKGKSRDSVTERSSLLGKNSLESPRNKRAKKLGRIVYWPGFCFIVAPTMLLVCVLCWGFVITVPMAKLTWELLNLLWYRPLEINFRAAPKVPVPTPTSFSDNVSDGANGSGSDTVVGDSPTKFTLKRARLTKGQVAPTSGPTSTVLLCTYRAVGLQYYKYTVGGVNIMFINLLPLVFFTIIDGLLILPAVERNEHLGRPITPFLRLLTSQALIFVLALASVIPLSYFIGMAVASISAQSSIGMGAVINATFGSVIEIILYSIALTQGKGRLVEGSIVGSILAGVLLMPGASMCSGAFKRKEQKFNAKSAGVTSTMLIMAIIGTLTPTMFYQTYGSFELHCQDCPSGYPNMTISLPEGGMDLKSGDKWMCDRCYYEHPDPENDPFYQENVKTLMYACAAILLLSYLIGLWFSLRTHAAQIWQNPQQLMKSEEAQAVGAVHPVLKTTLAQRITPQALMHHVLPLHKSNNPPATSSANPAVPPVLPIATNEGSVPTTVSPKTGTLRLAPFGLTKDGIDQTTNNTPGHPQQPSHANGTDTSRPSSGISEAYNLPVGYTPYLESIDQATKSNLTPMRLPGTLTTEDFTRAVAVATVSALRHQGSVVESERRRRHTGSEGLAGGEQGAVVGKEEEGHEKGGAHEAPSWTRGVSAGVLLACTMLYAIIAEILVDVVDVVLQGSGIDEKFLGLTLFALVPNTTEFMNAMSFALNGNIALSMEIGSAYALQVCLLQIPAMVAFSALNQPEKMGDDIDTFTLIFPRWDVIAIILSIFLLTYTYIEARSNYHRGSILVLAYIVLIMGFYYAPPRSQGDTFHNTIFGQDSLESLNVGWRTALTKLWV encoded by the exons ATGAATAGAAGACAAAGTGggcaacagcaacaacaagaGCTCGGAAAAGGATATCCTGGGAGAGATGACCTG CGCATAGCAGCAGCATCCAGTCAATTCCGTGGCAACTATTCTCCAGCACGTGCGTCTATATCCTCcacagaggatgaaggcTACCCAAACCCAAGCTCTCTACCGCGAACGGCTGTTCCGGGAAACACCACTTTGGGCGGTGGCAGCAGTCGTGGTGTGCCACAGACCGCTTTTGGAAGCGGCTTTGGCTCTCCAGTTGCATTCTTCGGTCATCCCACACGCGAAGCAGCTAGCGGAGGAACAAATCGTTTGGGCCGAAGTGCCCGATTCGCCAATTCTCGGGACCCATCGCAAACCATTACTAATACGGGCGGTTCATCTTCCCGTTCGGCTTCTCGAGCCCGCCCACCTTTGCAGCACAATCACAGCGTCTCGAGAGATTCTCCCGacagagatgatgatgaactGCAAGACCGAGGGGCTGAGCTTATCAGACAGCGTcagagggaaaggaaggcaaagaggaagaagttggAGCTTGAGCAGCAGCGCAGACTtgctgaagaaggaatgaCCCCAGAGACGAGTAATCCACCCAGTGGTGTACCAGGAGAAGGCTTTGTTGCTCAGCAAGGGGGACCGAGTAGGGGTCAAGGGCCCATATCAAGGATAAAGAACCCCAATTCAGCCCGCCGCCCTACGAACGAAGGTCACTTCCCTTACCCTTCAAGTGTATCTGATGGAGAAACGCCCAGTGGGATGAGCCCAGAAGAGGATGCACGCCCGCCATCTTTGCACCCGTCTGTTACCGAtgaggaagcagaggatCGGTTAGACGAACATGCAAGTATAGTAGGAGAAATTGTTAATGAtgttgttgaagaagagaccGGCGGTGATGTTGATAAGTGTGGCtctgaggaagaagaggagagtggGCCGGATGAAGGAGTTACACTAAGAGATCGTCAAGAT GCAATCAATATAGAACACCCATTCGGTCTTCCAATTTGGAAACCTGCTCTTTATCGCAAATCACGATCTGTAACTCGCAACGCCGAATCTGCGCTTCACTCAATTCCATCGGCTGCCGCCGAACGGCATCTACTACCAGGAAACATCCTCTGGGCAGCCGTTTTTGGATGGTGGCTTGCTATTGCGTGCTTCATAGCAGCAGCTCTTGTAAGCGGGGCGGAGGTATTAGGCGGTGGTAGGGGTGGCTATGGCAAGACGTTACGGGGTCTGGCTTGGTATATCGGGTGGCCGTTCGGAAAATATGTGGAAGGTGAAGGGGCGCCGGACGATGATCATGAACACAATGAGCACGCAGGTGGGGACGAGGAGCAAGCGAACGGGAATTATCAAGCACTTGATGGTGGTTCAGTAATCAGTAAACGACaaagagcgagagaagTATCCGattcctcgtcttccaaTGTCACCGTCAGGCGTACTCAAGATTTGGCGCCAGCCAATGCCCCTGACTCCCCCGACGCAACTTCAACGAGTGCTATGCGAGCCAGCAGCGGACATCTGGCAGTGTCATTTTCTTCTGGTTCCAAAGGCAAAAGTCGTGACAGTGTTACCGAACGATCTTCATTGTTGGGAAAGAACAGTCTCGAGAGTCCCAGAAACAAGAGAGCTAAAAAGCTCGGCCGGATAGTCTACTGGCCTGGGTTCTGCTTCATCGTTGCACCTACAATGCTTTTGGTCTGTGTGCTTTGTTGGGGATTCGTGATAACCGTTCCCATGGCAAAATTGACTTGGGAATTGCTGAACCTTTTATGGTATCGACCACTTGAGATCAATTTCCGAGCTGCTCCCAAAGTCCCGGTACCAACACCCACCAGTTTTTCTGACAACGTATCCGATGGTGCCAATGGTTCCGGATCGGATACTGTCGTCGGAGACTCCCCAACCAAATTCACTCTCAAGCGAGCTCGTCTTACGAAGGGTCAAGTTGCTCCAACATCTGGACCCACTTCCACTGTGTTGCTCTGCACCTACCGTGCAGTTGGCCTACAGTACTACAAGTACACAGTTGGCGGTGTCAACATCATGTTTATCAATCTCTTGCCCCTGGTGTTCTTTACTATCATTGACGGTCTCCTCATTCTTCCGGCGGTGGAACGCAACGAGCATCTCGGGAGACCCATCACTCCGTTCTTGCGTCTCCTCACATCTCAAGccctcatcttcgtcctcgCGCTTGCGTCAGTGATCCCCCTCTCATATTTTATCGGCATGGCCGTTGCTTCCATCTCTGCACAATCCTCCATCGGCATGGGCGCCGTTATAAATGCTACTTTTGGTTCAGTTATCGAAATTATTCTTTATAGCATTGCCCTTACGCAGGGCAAAGGCAGGTTAGTGGAAGGATCTATTGTGGGCAGTATCTTAGCCGGTGTATTGCTCATGCCTGGAGCGAGTATGTGTTCGGGAGCTTTCAAACGGAAAGAGCAAAAGTTTAACGCGAAGAGCGCGGGCGTGACGAGTACGATGCTGATCATGGCTATCATCGGGACTTTGACCCCGACCATGTTTTATCAGACCTATGGCTCT TTTGAGCTTCACTGCCAAGACTGCCCTTCAGGTTATCCCAACATGACCATCTCCTTGCCAGAGGGCGGGATGGATTTAAAGTCTGGAGACAAGTGGATGTGCGACCGGTGTTACTATGAACATCCTGACCCAGAGAATGATCCATTCTACCAGGAAAATGTTAAGACGTTAATGTATGCCTGTGCTgccatccttctcctc TCATACCTTATTGGCCTCTGGTTTTCTCTCCGCACTCACGCCGCCCAAATATGGCAAAACCCGCAACAGCTCATGAAGTCTGAGGAGGCTCAAGCTGTAGGCGCGGTGCATCCTGTTCTCAAGACTACCCTCGCCCAGCGCATTACCCCACAGGCTCTGATGCATCATGTCCTTCCTTTGCACAAATCAAACAACCCCCCTGCCACCTCATCCGCAAATCCTGCTGTACCCCCTGTTTTACCTATAGCCACCAACGAAGGTAGTGTTCCCACGACTGTGTCTCCTAAAACTGGCACATTACGCTTGGCACCATTTGGTTTGACCAAAGATGGAATTGACCAGACTACCAACAACACCCCAGGACATCCTCAGCAACCATCTCATGCTAATGGAACAGACACTTCTCGTCCAAGCTCCGGTATCAGTGAAGCCTACAACCTCCCCGTTGGGTATACCCCGTATCTTGAGAGCATCGATCAAGCTACAAAGTCCAATCTCACTCCCATGCGTCTTCCTGGTACACTCACGACAGAAGACTTTACCCGTGCTGTGGCAGTTGCTACCGTTAGTGCTCTCCGGCATCAAGGGTCCGTTGTTGAGTCTGAAAGGAGGCGCAGACACACGGGAAGTGAAGGTCTAGCGGGCGGGGAGCAGGGAGCAGTGGTTGgtaaagaggaagaagggcatGAGAAAGGTGGTGCGCATGAGGCACCAAGCTGGACGAGAGGAGTCAGTGCTGGGGTTTTGTTGGCTTGTACGATGTTGTACGCTATTATTGCTG AGATCTTGGTGGACGTGGTAGACGTTGTGCTCCAGGGATCCGGTATAGACGAAAAGTTCTTGGGTTTGACACTCTTTGCGCTAGTGCCCAATACGACGGAGTTCATGAATGCCATGTCATTTGCCCTCAATGGCAACATCGCTCTCAG TATGGAAATCGGTTCAGCGTATGCTTTACAAGTGTGCCTGCTCCAAATACCGGCAATGGTGGCTTTCAGCGCATTGAATCAGCCTGAGAAGATGGGTGATGACATCGATACATTCAC CCTCATTTTCCCTCGTTGGGATGTGATCGCCATCATCCTTTCTATCTTCTTGCTCACTTACACTTATATCGAAGCCAGGAGTAACTACCATCGTGGCTCAATTTTGGTCCTTGC CTATATCGTCCTCATCATGGGATTCTACTATGCTCCTCCAAGAAGCCAAGGCGATACCTTTCATAACACCATTTTTGGACAGGATAGCCTAGAAAGTCTGAATGTGGGCTGGAGAACGGCATTGACCAAGCTTTGGGTGTGA